The genomic segment TCAGCAGAAACGTTTCCAATTGCTCGTGCATTACGCATGAGTTGCGGAATTCCATTTTTCTTCGAACCGGTACGATTAAAAGTAGGGAAGGGAGAGACGATTGTTGTGGATGGCGGGGTGTTGAGCAACTTCCCTATGTGGATATTTAACGACGAAGGTGGAAATACAGAACGTCCAGTCCTTGGTTTGAAGTTAAGTCGTAGCCAAGAAGAAATGCCGGGACATAAAATTGACAATGCCTTAGATTTATTTGAAGCCCTTTTTTCGACGATGAAAAATTCGCATGATGAAAGGTATATTTCGAGAAAGCATGAAAGAAATATCATTTTCATCCCAGTTGATGATTATAGTGCAACCCAGTTTGATATGGATCAAGAAACAAAAGAGGGACTTATGGATGCGGGACGCAACAGCACGATTCAATTTTTGAAAACATGGTGAAAAATACCGGGCACCAAAACGATTATGAGTCGTTTCGGTACCCGGTACTTTTTTAGAGCTTAGGAAACTATAAAATCTCGTACTATGGATAACCTGCGAAATAGGCTATTTCACGTCTAGACTGCAGCGCCTAGAGGCTTGCACTTTTGTTTACTTTAAAATTAGTTTTTTGCCCATTCAGTATGGAAATGGCCTTCTTTATCCAGGCGTTCATAGGTATGTGCGCCAAAATAATCGCGTTGAGCTTGGATAAGATTGGCCGGTAATGTCTCCGTACGGTAACTATCATAGTAAGCCAATGCACTTGAGAGAGCAGGAATTGGAATCCCATGTTGAATGGCTATGGCTACTACTTCGCGAAGCGAATTCTGATAGTCTCCTACTATTTCTTGGAAATAGGGATCAACTAAAAGGTTTGGCAAGTCACTGTTAGTATCAAATGCCTCTTTGATATTCTGTAAGAACTGGGCACGAATGATACATCCTCCACTGAAAATCATGGCTACTTCTCCGTAAGGGATTTTCCAATCATACTCCTCAGATGCTGCACGCATTTGCGCAAAACCTTGGGCATATGAACAAATTTTACTCATATATAAAGCTTTACGAATCGCTTCAATCAACTCTTTTGGATCACCTACATACTTTTTCAGTTCAGGACCTTTTAGTAGTTTACTTGCTGCAACGCGCTCTCCCTTAATAGAAGAAATAAATCGTGCAAATACGGACTCTGTGACGATTGGAAGGGACACGCCTAAGTCTAACGCATTTTGGCTAGTCCATTTTCCTGTGCCTTTTTGTCCGGCTACATCTAGAATTTGATCAATGAGCGGTTTCCCAGTTTCTTCATCCATCTTTGTGAAAATATCTGCTGTGATTTCAATGAGATAGCTGTCGAGTTCTCCTTTGTTCCATTCTGAAAATATTTCATGCAACTCCTGCGCTTCAAGACCAAGTGCATGTTTCATGATGAAATAGGCTTCGGAAATCAGTTGCATATCGCCATATTCAATGCCATTATGAACCATTTTCACATAATGTCCTGCTCCATCAAGACCCATATATGCACTGCAGGGAATGCCGTCAACTTTTGCCGAAATAGCATCAAGAATGGGCTTCACTTGTTCGTAAGCTTCTTTTGAGCCTCCAGGCATAATCGATGGGCCGTTACGAGCTCCTTCTTCTCCACCAGAAACACCTGCACCAATGAAATGTATGCCTGATTCTTTTAAGGTTGCTGTACGTCTATTCGTATCTTTAAAGAATGTATTTCCTCCATCGATAAGAATATCCCCTTGTTGAAGATGAGGGACAAGGGACTGGATCACTGTATCTGTTGTTTCCCCGGCTTTAACCATTAATAAGATCTTACGTGGGACTTCTAGCGAAGCGACTAGATCTTCAATGCTGTAGCTACCATGAATAGCTTTATCTTTCGCTTCTTTGTTGGAAAATTCATCTGTTCGATCTGTCCAATAATCATAGACAGCTACCGAATAGCCTTTACTTTCGATGTTTAGCGCAAGGTTCATCCCCATTACGCCCAAACCAATAACGCCCATTTGTTGTTTGATCATATTTTACTCTCATTCCTTTGTATACGTTATTTGATTTTATCTAAGCGACTTTCTAAACTTTGTTTTTCTATTTCAAAACCAGACTTGCCAAGTAGCGCAAACATATTCTGTTTATAAGCTTCTACCCCTGGTTGGTCAAATGGATTTACCCCGAGCAATGTTCCACTTATTGCACAAGCCTTTTCGAAGAAATATATCATTTCCCCAAAGGTAAATTCATTGAGTTCATCCAACTCAATAAGCAAGTTTGGAACACCTCCATCAATGTGAGCGAGGGCAGTACCCAGTGCAGCTTTCTTATTTACCTCATCCATTGTTTTTCCTGATAGGAAATTCAAACCGTCAATATTGTCTATATCATCTTGAATCGTTCGTTCAATTTGGGGCTTTTTTATCTGTAGGACTGTTTCAATGAAAAGACGACGCCCTTCTTGTATATACTGACCCATCGAATGTAAATCCGTTGTAAAATTAACTGATGCAGGGAAGAGTCCTTTTTCATCTTTACTTTCACTTTCTCCAAAGAGCTGCTTCCACCATTCAGCTACATAATGTAGACCAGGTTCATAATTCACAAGTAATTCAATTGATTTCCCTTTATTATAGAAAATATTTCTTACCGCTGCATACTGGTAACTTTCATTCGTTGCGAGAACGGGATCATCGTATTTGAAATAGGCGGCTTTTGCTCCTGCCATCATTTTGTCAATATCGAGACCGGCTACTGCGATTGGAAGTAAGCCAACAGGCGTCAGAACTGAGTACCGCCCACCTATGTTATCCGGAATAACAAATGATTCATAACCTTCTTCGTAAGCAAGGTTTCGAAGTGCACCTTCATTTTGATCAGTAGTTACATAAATTCTACTTCTTGCCTCTTCTTTTCCATACTTTTGTTCCATATATTCA from the Sporosarcina psychrophila genome contains:
- a CDS encoding patatin-like phospholipase family protein; the encoded protein is MLIDGVFSGGGLKGFALVGAYQVLEEKGYRFHRVAGTSAGAILASFIAAGYSAKEIEKMLDEQDFQVLLDPRKTIIPLPLMKWFQLYWRLGLYQGNALENWFLEKLAAKDVYTFSDLPPGKLKLVASDLTNGKMIVLPDDLEGYGISAETFPIARALRMSCGIPFFFEPVRLKVGKGETIVVDGGVLSNFPMWIFNDEGGNTERPVLGLKLSRSQEEMPGHKIDNALDLFEALFSTMKNSHDERYISRKHERNIIFIPVDDYSATQFDMDQETKEGLMDAGRNSTIQFLKTW
- the gndA gene encoding NADP-dependent phosphogluconate dehydrogenase, whose translation is MIKQQMGVIGLGVMGMNLALNIESKGYSVAVYDYWTDRTDEFSNKEAKDKAIHGSYSIEDLVASLEVPRKILLMVKAGETTDTVIQSLVPHLQQGDILIDGGNTFFKDTNRRTATLKESGIHFIGAGVSGGEEGARNGPSIMPGGSKEAYEQVKPILDAISAKVDGIPCSAYMGLDGAGHYVKMVHNGIEYGDMQLISEAYFIMKHALGLEAQELHEIFSEWNKGELDSYLIEITADIFTKMDEETGKPLIDQILDVAGQKGTGKWTSQNALDLGVSLPIVTESVFARFISSIKGERVAASKLLKGPELKKYVGDPKELIEAIRKALYMSKICSYAQGFAQMRAASEEYDWKIPYGEVAMIFSGGCIIRAQFLQNIKEAFDTNSDLPNLLVDPYFQEIVGDYQNSLREVVAIAIQHGIPIPALSSALAYYDSYRTETLPANLIQAQRDYFGAHTYERLDKEGHFHTEWAKN
- a CDS encoding glucose-6-phosphate isomerase — protein: MTVSFDYTNVLSFMKNSELENLSGFVKQAHNQIHQQTGPGSDFLGWVDWPVTYDTEEFTRVKIAAKRIQQQSDVLVVIGIGGSYLGSKAAIEALSHTFHNQIKGNTEVYFAGQNISSTYIEHLLHVLEGKDVSINVISKSGTTTEPALAFRILREYMEQKYGKEEARSRIYVTTDQNEGALRNLAYEEGYESFVIPDNIGGRYSVLTPVGLLPIAVAGLDIDKMMAGAKAAYFKYDDPVLATNESYQYAAVRNIFYNKGKSIELLVNYEPGLHYVAEWWKQLFGESESKDEKGLFPASVNFTTDLHSMGQYIQEGRRLFIETVLQIKKPQIERTIQDDIDNIDGLNFLSGKTMDEVNKKAALGTALAHIDGGVPNLLIELDELNEFTFGEMIYFFEKACAISGTLLGVNPFDQPGVEAYKQNMFALLGKSGFEIEKQSLESRLDKIK